A stretch of Amycolatopsis balhimycina FH 1894 DNA encodes these proteins:
- a CDS encoding IclR family transcriptional regulator, with amino-acid sequence MGESSEVPALRRGLAVLSLLATRPGPVTAAAIAREAGLPRSTTYHLLNELEAAGFVVHLPAERRYGLGIAAFELGSAYLRHDPLERLAGPLLRKLVDRAGHTAHLGVLHGNESLYLIKERPARPETLVTEVGVRLPAQLTASGRAILRHLPPPHVRALFPSASAFVLRTGRGPGTLAELRRTLTAERRLGWSVEDGHVTDGFASVACPVFDHGARPLAAISVTLRHHCAAEPCEETWPELAAEVAATAAELTTRIGGHPG; translated from the coding sequence GTGGGCGAGAGCAGTGAGGTTCCGGCGCTGCGCCGCGGGCTGGCCGTGCTGAGCCTGCTGGCGACCCGGCCCGGGCCGGTGACGGCGGCGGCGATCGCCCGGGAGGCGGGTCTCCCCCGGTCGACCACGTATCACCTGCTCAACGAGCTGGAGGCCGCCGGTTTCGTCGTGCACCTGCCCGCGGAACGCCGCTACGGCCTGGGCATCGCGGCGTTCGAGCTGGGCTCGGCGTACCTGCGGCACGACCCGCTCGAGCGGCTGGCCGGCCCGTTGCTCCGCAAGCTCGTCGACCGGGCCGGGCACACCGCGCACCTGGGCGTCCTGCACGGCAACGAGTCGCTGTACCTGATCAAAGAACGTCCGGCGCGCCCGGAGACGCTGGTGACCGAGGTCGGCGTCCGCCTGCCGGCGCAGCTGACGGCGTCCGGCCGCGCGATCCTGCGGCACCTGCCACCGCCGCACGTCCGGGCACTGTTCCCGTCGGCGTCGGCGTTCGTGCTCCGCACCGGCCGTGGTCCCGGCACCCTGGCCGAGCTGCGCCGCACGCTCACCGCGGAGCGCCGTCTCGGCTGGTCGGTCGAAGACGGCCACGTCACGGACGGCTTCGCGTCGGTGGCCTGCCCGGTGTTCGACCACGGCGCCCGCCCGCTGGCGGCGATCAGCGTGACCTTGCGCCACCACTGCGCGGCGGAGCCGTGCGAAGAAACGTGGCCGGAGCTGGCGGCGGAGGTCGCGGCGACGGCCGCCGAGCTGACCACCCGCATCGGCGGCCACCCGGGCTGA
- the hutH gene encoding histidine ammonia-lyase, which translates to MPEKVLLGPEPLTAAQVVDVVRGHAPVGLSDAAEKNLAATRQHIEDLAHAVTPTYGVSTGFGALATRHIPVESRTALQRSLIRSHAAGAGPAVEAEVVRALMLLRLRTLASGYTGVRPGTAQTLAALLNADITPVVHEYGSLGCSGDLAPLAAVALALMGEGEVVHNGVTKPAGEALKQAGIEPVVLAEKEGLALTNGTDGMLGMLLLAAVDLHRLFDIADLTAAMSVEALLGTDRAFAADLQALRPHPGQAKSAARMWQALQGSKIVESHRGPDCNRVQDAYSLRCTPQVHGAARDSLSHAELVGERELMSAVDNPVVLADGRVESNGNFHGAPVGYVLDFLAIPVADVASIAERRTDRMLDKARSHGLPPFLAHDPGVDSGHMIAQYTQAAVVSELKRLAVPASVDSIPSSAMQEDHVSMGWSAARKLRKAVDGLTTVLAIELLTAARALDFRAPLEPSPVTGAVRDLLRTKVDGPGPDRHLAPEIAAAEELVRSGAVLDAARLEV; encoded by the coding sequence ATGCCGGAAAAAGTGCTCCTGGGCCCGGAGCCCCTGACCGCCGCCCAGGTCGTCGACGTCGTCCGCGGCCACGCGCCCGTCGGGCTCAGCGACGCGGCCGAGAAGAACCTCGCCGCGACGCGTCAGCACATCGAGGACCTCGCCCACGCCGTCACGCCCACCTATGGCGTCTCGACCGGCTTCGGCGCGCTCGCCACCCGTCACATCCCGGTCGAGAGCCGGACCGCGCTGCAGCGCAGCCTGATCCGGTCGCACGCCGCCGGCGCCGGGCCCGCCGTCGAGGCCGAGGTCGTCCGTGCGCTCATGCTGCTGCGGTTGCGGACGCTCGCCAGCGGCTACACCGGCGTCCGGCCGGGCACCGCGCAAACGCTTGCGGCCCTGCTCAACGCCGACATCACCCCGGTCGTCCACGAGTACGGCTCGCTCGGCTGCTCCGGTGACCTCGCGCCACTGGCCGCCGTCGCGCTCGCGCTCATGGGCGAAGGCGAAGTCGTCCACAACGGCGTGACCAAACCCGCGGGAGAAGCGCTGAAGCAGGCCGGCATCGAGCCGGTCGTCCTCGCCGAGAAGGAGGGCCTCGCGCTCACCAACGGCACCGACGGCATGCTCGGCATGCTCCTGCTCGCCGCCGTCGACCTGCACCGGCTCTTCGACATCGCCGACCTCACCGCCGCGATGAGCGTCGAAGCCCTGCTCGGCACCGACCGCGCGTTCGCCGCCGATCTCCAGGCGCTGCGCCCGCACCCCGGGCAGGCGAAGTCCGCCGCCCGGATGTGGCAGGCGCTGCAGGGCTCGAAGATCGTCGAGAGCCACCGCGGCCCGGACTGCAACCGCGTCCAGGACGCCTACTCGTTGCGGTGCACCCCGCAGGTCCACGGCGCCGCGCGCGACAGCCTCTCCCACGCCGAACTCGTCGGCGAGCGCGAGCTCATGTCCGCTGTGGACAATCCGGTCGTCCTCGCCGACGGCCGCGTCGAGTCCAACGGCAACTTCCACGGCGCGCCCGTCGGGTATGTGCTGGACTTCCTGGCCATCCCGGTCGCCGACGTCGCCAGCATCGCCGAGCGGCGCACCGACCGGATGCTCGACAAGGCGCGTTCGCACGGCCTGCCGCCGTTCCTCGCACACGACCCCGGCGTCGACTCCGGTCACATGATCGCCCAGTACACGCAGGCCGCCGTGGTCAGCGAGCTCAAGCGGCTCGCCGTGCCCGCGTCCGTCGACTCGATCCCGAGCAGCGCCATGCAGGAGGACCACGTCTCCATGGGCTGGTCGGCCGCGCGGAAGCTGCGCAAGGCCGTCGACGGCCTGACCACCGTGCTGGCCATCGAGTTGCTGACGGCGGCTCGCGCGCTGGACTTCCGCGCGCCGCTCGAACCGTCGCCGGTCACCGGCGCGGTGCGCGACCTGCTCCGCACGAAGGTCGACGGCCCCGGCCCCGACCGTCACCTGGCGCCCGAGATCGCGGCCGCCGAAGAACTCGTCCGCTCCGGCGCCGTCCTCGACGCCGCCCGTCTGGAGGTCTGA
- the hutU gene encoding urocanate hydratase yields the protein MSRVVRAARGTQLTAKSWQTEAALRMFHNNLDPEVAERPEDLVVYGGTGKAARNWASFDAITRELTTLDIDETLLVQSGKPVGVFRTHEWAPRVLIANSNLVGDWATWPEFRRLEQQGLTMYGQMTAGSWIYIGTQGILQGTYETFAAVAKKKFGGSLKGTLTVTAGLGGMGGAQPLAVTMNDGVALVIECDPQRAHRRVETRYLDEVADDLDDAIARVTKAKQEKRPLSVGVVGNAAEVLPELLRRGVEVDIVTDQTSAHDPLSYLPKGVSVDDWHDYAAKKPDEFTDRSRESMADHVEAMLGFLDRGAEVFDYGNSLRGEAKLGGCERAFDFPGFVPAYIRPLFCEGNGPFRWAALSGDPEDIAATDRAMLDLFPENESLARWIKLAGERVAFQGLPARICWLGYGERHLAGLRFNEMVAGGELKAPVVIGRDHLDSGSVASPYRETEGMADGSDAIADWPLLNALVNTSSGASWVSIHHGGGVGMGRSIHAGQVSVADGTPLAAQKLERVLTNDPGMGVIRHVDAGYERAADVADERGVRVPMREAE from the coding sequence ATGTCCCGCGTAGTCCGTGCCGCCCGTGGCACCCAGCTCACCGCCAAGTCGTGGCAGACCGAAGCCGCGCTGCGGATGTTCCACAACAACCTCGACCCCGAGGTCGCCGAACGGCCCGAGGACCTCGTCGTCTACGGCGGCACCGGCAAGGCCGCCCGCAACTGGGCCAGCTTCGACGCGATCACGCGCGAACTGACCACTTTGGACATCGACGAGACGCTGCTCGTCCAGTCAGGCAAGCCCGTCGGCGTGTTCCGCACGCACGAGTGGGCGCCGCGCGTGCTCATCGCGAACTCGAACCTGGTCGGCGACTGGGCGACCTGGCCGGAGTTCCGTCGCCTCGAGCAGCAGGGCCTGACCATGTACGGCCAGATGACCGCGGGTTCGTGGATCTACATCGGCACCCAGGGCATCCTCCAGGGCACGTACGAGACGTTCGCCGCCGTCGCGAAGAAGAAGTTCGGCGGAAGCCTGAAAGGCACCCTCACCGTGACCGCCGGCCTCGGCGGCATGGGCGGCGCGCAGCCTCTCGCCGTGACCATGAACGACGGTGTGGCGCTGGTCATCGAGTGCGACCCGCAGCGCGCGCACCGCCGCGTCGAGACCCGCTACCTTGACGAGGTGGCCGACGACCTGGACGACGCCATCGCCCGCGTCACCAAGGCGAAGCAGGAGAAGCGGCCGCTGTCGGTCGGCGTCGTCGGCAATGCCGCCGAGGTGCTGCCGGAGCTGCTGCGCCGCGGCGTCGAGGTCGACATCGTCACCGACCAGACGTCGGCGCACGACCCGCTTTCGTACCTGCCCAAGGGCGTCAGCGTCGACGACTGGCACGACTACGCGGCCAAGAAGCCCGACGAGTTCACCGACCGCTCGCGCGAGTCGATGGCCGACCACGTCGAGGCCATGCTGGGCTTCCTGGATCGCGGCGCCGAGGTTTTCGACTACGGCAACTCCCTGCGCGGCGAGGCGAAACTCGGCGGCTGTGAGCGCGCGTTCGACTTCCCGGGTTTCGTGCCCGCCTACATCCGGCCGCTGTTCTGCGAGGGCAACGGCCCGTTCCGCTGGGCCGCGCTCTCCGGTGACCCCGAGGACATCGCCGCGACCGACCGCGCGATGCTGGACCTGTTCCCGGAGAACGAATCCCTCGCCCGCTGGATCAAGCTGGCCGGCGAGCGCGTGGCGTTCCAGGGCCTGCCCGCCCGCATCTGCTGGCTCGGCTACGGCGAACGGCACCTGGCGGGGCTGCGGTTCAACGAGATGGTGGCCGGCGGCGAGCTGAAGGCCCCGGTCGTCATCGGCCGCGACCACCTCGACTCCGGCAGCGTCGCCTCGCCGTACCGCGAGACCGAGGGCATGGCCGACGGCTCCGACGCGATCGCCGACTGGCCGCTGCTCAACGCGCTGGTCAACACGTCCTCGGGCGCCAGCTGGGTGTCGATCCACCACGGTGGCGGCGTCGGCATGGGCCGGTCCATCCACGCGGGCCAGGTCAGCGTCGCCGACGGGACGCCGCTGGCCGCGCAGAAGCTGGAGCGGGTGCTCACCAACGACCCGGGCATGGGCGTCATCCGGCACGTCGATGCCGGTTACGAGCGCGCGGCCGACGTCGCCGACGAGCGCGGCGTGCGGGTGCCGATGCGGGAAGCCGAGTGA
- a CDS encoding allantoate amidohydrolase has translation MSASGLLAEIADVGRDPKRGGYSRHAFDAPEHDLREWFVERALGLGLDVETDRNGNIWAWWGPPGRNAVVTGSHLDSVPGGGAFDGPLGVVSGLAAVETLQAKGFRPRRPLAVVVFAEEEGGRFGVPCLGSRLLTGTIDADKARSLRDADGVTFAEAAAKAGVDPARIGPDAERLDRIGQFLELHVEQGRGLIDLGAPVAVGSTVIAHGRWRFSFAGQGNHAGATLLADRADPMLPAAATVTAVRRLAAKVPDARATVGRLVPTPGGTNVIASTVDLWLDARVPGEGTPGLVAEISRAASEAAKEEGCRVEVTRESYSGDVVFDGTLRRELGGWLGGPPELPTGAGHDAAILAGFVPAGMLYVRNPTGISHSPEEFAETEDVEAGASALVTALERLAR, from the coding sequence GTGAGCGCCTCGGGGCTGCTGGCGGAGATCGCCGACGTCGGGCGTGACCCGAAGCGCGGCGGTTACTCCCGCCACGCCTTCGACGCGCCCGAGCACGACCTGCGGGAGTGGTTCGTCGAGCGCGCGCTGGGGCTCGGGCTGGACGTCGAAACCGACCGCAACGGCAACATCTGGGCGTGGTGGGGGCCGCCGGGGCGCAACGCCGTGGTCACCGGCAGCCACCTCGACTCGGTGCCGGGTGGCGGCGCGTTCGACGGCCCGCTCGGGGTCGTGAGCGGGCTGGCCGCGGTCGAGACCTTGCAAGCCAAGGGGTTCCGGCCGCGCAGGCCGCTCGCCGTCGTGGTGTTCGCCGAGGAGGAGGGCGGCCGGTTCGGCGTCCCGTGCCTGGGTTCGCGGTTGCTCACCGGCACGATCGACGCCGACAAGGCGCGCAGCCTGCGGGACGCCGACGGCGTGACGTTCGCCGAGGCGGCCGCGAAGGCAGGCGTCGACCCGGCACGGATCGGCCCGGACGCCGAGCGGCTCGACCGGATCGGGCAGTTCCTCGAACTGCACGTCGAGCAGGGGCGCGGGCTGATCGACCTCGGTGCGCCGGTGGCGGTCGGCAGCACGGTGATCGCGCACGGACGGTGGCGGTTTTCGTTCGCGGGGCAGGGGAACCACGCCGGGGCGACGTTGCTCGCCGACCGCGCGGATCCGATGCTGCCCGCCGCGGCGACGGTCACGGCCGTCCGGCGGCTGGCCGCGAAGGTGCCGGACGCGCGGGCGACCGTCGGCCGGCTCGTGCCGACCCCCGGCGGGACCAACGTCATCGCGTCCACAGTGGACCTGTGGCTGGACGCGCGGGTACCCGGCGAAGGCACGCCGGGGCTGGTCGCCGAGATCAGCCGGGCGGCCTCGGAGGCGGCGAAGGAGGAGGGCTGCCGGGTCGAGGTGACGCGCGAGTCCTACTCCGGCGATGTCGTCTTCGACGGCACCCTCCGCCGCGAACTGGGCGGCTGGCTCGGTGGCCCGCCGGAGCTGCCGACCGGCGCCGGGCACGACGCGGCCATCCTCGCCGGGTTCGTCCCGGCCGGGATGCTCTACGTGCGCAACCCGACCGGAATCAGCCACTCGCCGGAGGAGTTCGCCGAGACCGAGGACGTCGAAGCCGGTGCTTCAGCGCTGGTGACGGCCCTGGAGCGGCTGGCGCGATGA
- a CDS encoding formimidoylglutamate deiminase, producing the protein MSFWCEQAWLPGGIASGVRIDVADGRITGVTPGSPRSGTVLTGLTLPGFANGHSHAFHRALRGRTHHERGTFWTWRERMYALASRLDPDTYYRLARGVYAEMVLGGYTSVGEFHYLHHAPGGKPYADPNAMGEALRQAAADAGIRLTLLDTCYLAGGIGVEPDEVQRRFSDGSADSWADRVGALKEGELFRVGGAIHSVRAVPEDQLSEVDNAVPGHRPLHIHLSEQRAENEQCEAATGFTPTGLLWDNGVLEERLTVVHATHLTDRDVRWLGEFRVGACFCPTTERDLGDGIGPARALRDAGVRLSIGSDSNAVVDAFEETRALELDDRLASEERGRFSAEELLEAGTDHAATGWDEVGRLVEGAGADLVTVSLDSVRTAGIEPSGILFAASGADVRHVVVAGREVVRDGTHLLVDRPETVLAKEIEALWQS; encoded by the coding sequence ATGAGCTTCTGGTGCGAGCAGGCGTGGTTGCCCGGCGGGATCGCTTCGGGCGTGCGGATCGACGTCGCCGACGGCCGGATCACAGGCGTGACGCCAGGGTCGCCGCGGTCCGGCACTGTGCTCACCGGACTGACGCTGCCGGGCTTCGCGAACGGGCACTCGCACGCCTTCCACCGGGCACTGCGGGGGCGGACGCACCACGAGCGCGGCACGTTCTGGACGTGGCGCGAGCGAATGTACGCGCTGGCGTCCCGGCTCGATCCCGACACGTACTACCGGCTGGCCCGCGGGGTGTACGCGGAGATGGTGCTCGGCGGGTACACGAGCGTCGGGGAGTTCCACTACCTGCACCACGCGCCCGGCGGGAAGCCGTACGCCGACCCGAACGCGATGGGGGAGGCCCTGCGCCAGGCCGCGGCCGACGCCGGGATCCGGCTCACGCTGCTCGACACGTGCTACCTCGCGGGGGGCATCGGCGTCGAGCCGGACGAGGTCCAGCGGCGGTTCTCGGACGGCTCGGCCGATTCCTGGGCGGACCGGGTGGGGGCGCTGAAAGAAGGTGAGCTGTTCCGGGTCGGCGGGGCGATCCATTCGGTGCGCGCGGTGCCCGAGGACCAGCTGTCCGAAGTGGACAACGCGGTGCCGGGGCACCGGCCGCTGCACATCCACCTGTCCGAGCAGCGGGCGGAGAACGAGCAGTGCGAGGCGGCCACCGGGTTCACCCCGACCGGGCTGCTGTGGGACAACGGCGTGCTCGAGGAGCGGCTCACCGTGGTCCACGCGACCCACCTCACCGACCGGGACGTGCGGTGGCTCGGCGAGTTCCGGGTGGGGGCGTGCTTCTGCCCGACCACCGAACGCGACCTCGGCGACGGCATCGGCCCGGCCCGCGCCCTGCGGGACGCCGGGGTGCGGCTGAGCATCGGCAGTGACAGCAACGCCGTCGTCGACGCGTTCGAAGAGACCCGCGCGCTGGAGCTGGACGACCGGCTGGCCAGTGAGGAACGCGGCCGGTTCAGCGCGGAAGAACTTCTCGAAGCGGGCACGGACCACGCGGCGACCGGGTGGGACGAGGTCGGCCGGCTCGTCGAGGGGGCGGGCGCGGACCTCGTCACCGTGTCCCTGGATTCGGTGCGAACGGCCGGGATCGAGCCGTCCGGGATCCTGTTCGCGGCATCCGGCGCCGACGTCCGGCACGTCGTCGTCGCCGGCCGCGAGGTCGTGCGCGACGGCACGCACCTGCTCGTCGACCGACCGGAAACCGTTCTGGCGAAGGAGATCGAGGCACTGTGGCAATCCTGA
- the hutI gene encoding imidazolonepropionase, with the protein MAILITGIGELTTNDPALGRLTEAALVVEDGKVAWVGATAQAPAADERVDVDGRAVLPGWVDSHTHLVFAGDRTAEFEARMAGKPYTAGGIAITVGATREASDEQLAANLRRHVGEAARQGTTCLETKTGYGLTVADEARSARVAGEVADEVTFLGAHLVPPGADAESYVDLVCGEMLDAVAGSVRWADVFCETGAFDEAQSARVLKAAAERGLGLRVHGNQLGEGPGVRLAVELGAASVDHCTYLSDSDVEALAASETVATLLPACDLSTRQPLAPARRLLDAGATVALASNANPGSSYTTSMAFCVATAVLQMRMTIEEAVWAATAGGAKALRRDDVGVLRPGARADVHVLDAPSVTHLAYRPGVPLTHSVWRAGVRVTAAES; encoded by the coding sequence GTGGCAATCCTGATCACGGGCATCGGCGAACTCACCACCAACGACCCGGCGCTGGGCCGGCTGACCGAGGCCGCCTTGGTCGTCGAGGACGGAAAGGTCGCCTGGGTGGGGGCCACCGCGCAGGCTCCGGCCGCCGACGAGCGCGTCGACGTCGACGGCCGCGCGGTGCTGCCCGGCTGGGTCGACAGCCACACCCACCTGGTCTTCGCCGGTGACCGCACCGCCGAGTTCGAAGCGCGGATGGCCGGAAAGCCCTACACGGCAGGCGGCATCGCGATCACCGTCGGCGCGACGCGGGAGGCGTCCGACGAGCAGCTGGCGGCGAACCTGCGCCGCCACGTCGGCGAAGCGGCCCGGCAGGGGACGACCTGCCTGGAGACCAAGACGGGCTACGGGCTCACGGTCGCGGACGAAGCCCGAAGCGCCCGGGTCGCCGGCGAGGTGGCCGACGAGGTGACGTTCCTCGGCGCGCACCTCGTCCCGCCCGGCGCCGATGCCGAGTCCTATGTGGACCTTGTCTGCGGCGAGATGCTCGACGCCGTAGCGGGAAGCGTGCGCTGGGCGGACGTGTTCTGCGAGACCGGCGCGTTCGACGAGGCCCAGTCGGCACGAGTCTTGAAGGCCGCCGCCGAGCGCGGGCTCGGCCTGCGCGTGCACGGCAACCAGCTCGGCGAAGGCCCCGGCGTCCGGCTGGCGGTGGAACTCGGCGCGGCGAGCGTCGACCACTGCACGTACCTTTCGGACTCGGACGTCGAGGCGCTGGCGGCTTCCGAGACGGTCGCGACTTTGCTGCCCGCGTGCGACCTGTCGACCCGCCAGCCCCTGGCCCCGGCCCGGCGGCTGCTCGACGCGGGCGCGACGGTGGCACTGGCCAGCAACGCCAACCCGGGCAGCTCGTACACGACGTCGATGGCGTTCTGCGTCGCGACGGCGGTGCTGCAGATGCGGATGACGATCGAGGAGGCCGTCTGGGCCGCGACGGCGGGCGGGGCGAAGGCGTTGCGCCGCGACGACGTCGGCGTGCTGCGGCCCGGCGCACGGGCGGACGTCCACGTGCTCGACGCGCCTTCGGTGACGCACCTGGCGTACCGGCCCGGGGTCCCGCTGACGCATTCGGTGTGGCGCGCCGGGGTCCGGGTCACCGCGGCAGAGTCGTGA
- a CDS encoding nitrilase-related carbon-nitrogen hydrolase, with translation MTKLGWSVAATVASAVLFFFGTGLDPLPELAWLAPLPVLLLVPRVNGAIAFLCAFVAYLAGSSGSWSYFWHSLSIPRPAALGILGGSALLFAVSAVLFRLLVRRGHGFLAALAAPALWTAALYVVSLLNPTGLMGTFMTTQADRPSIVRLAAVTGGWGVEFLVLLVPAAVAAALAPGVRARSRTVGLVAVAAVLGALTFASIPSLNGPSTRVALIAPAQSRWAVDVATPDGQALVQSYVDQIGRLPDGVKAVVLPEAAFGVDQAGRPRLVEAFTQVARAKNLDVVTGVVDTTGEGRFNATLAVPPTGEPVEYRKWHNGDAKNITSGTELTHFAGIGLMVCMDVNFADPSRGYGEAGTGLVLIPASDEDADGWVHSRTALIRGVENGFSVAWSAARGTPMLADAQGHVLAETHTGDRPFSVIAADVPIGPGKTPYARFGDWFAWLCGLVALAGIVTTTRRPSLSPVTTLPR, from the coding sequence ATGACCAAGCTGGGGTGGTCGGTCGCCGCGACGGTGGCGTCGGCGGTGTTGTTCTTTTTCGGCACGGGCTTGGACCCGCTGCCCGAACTCGCGTGGCTGGCGCCGCTGCCGGTCCTGCTGCTCGTTCCGCGCGTCAACGGCGCGATCGCGTTCCTCTGCGCGTTCGTCGCCTACCTCGCGGGCAGTTCCGGGAGCTGGAGCTACTTCTGGCATTCGCTGTCGATCCCCCGCCCCGCCGCGCTCGGGATCCTCGGCGGCAGCGCGCTGCTGTTCGCGGTCTCGGCCGTGCTCTTCCGGCTGCTGGTCCGCCGCGGTCACGGCTTCCTGGCCGCGCTCGCCGCGCCCGCGCTGTGGACCGCCGCGCTCTACGTCGTTTCGCTGCTGAACCCGACCGGCCTCATGGGCACCTTCATGACCACCCAGGCCGACCGGCCGTCGATCGTGCGGCTCGCCGCGGTCACCGGCGGCTGGGGCGTGGAGTTCCTGGTGCTGCTCGTCCCGGCCGCCGTGGCCGCCGCCCTGGCCCCCGGCGTCCGCGCCCGGTCCCGGACGGTCGGGCTGGTCGCCGTCGCCGCGGTCCTGGGTGCGCTCACCTTCGCGAGCATCCCGTCGCTCAACGGCCCCTCGACGCGGGTTGCGCTGATCGCCCCCGCGCAGAGCCGCTGGGCGGTCGACGTCGCCACCCCGGACGGCCAGGCGCTCGTCCAGTCCTATGTGGACCAGATCGGCCGCCTGCCGGACGGCGTGAAAGCCGTGGTGCTCCCGGAAGCCGCCTTTGGCGTGGACCAGGCCGGCCGCCCACGGCTCGTCGAGGCCTTCACGCAGGTCGCCCGCGCGAAGAACCTGGACGTCGTCACCGGCGTCGTCGACACCACCGGAGAGGGCCGGTTCAACGCCACCCTCGCCGTCCCGCCCACCGGAGAACCGGTCGAATACCGCAAGTGGCACAACGGGGACGCGAAGAACATCACGTCCGGCACCGAACTCACCCACTTCGCCGGGATCGGGCTGATGGTGTGCATGGACGTCAACTTCGCCGACCCCAGCCGTGGATACGGCGAAGCCGGCACAGGCCTGGTCCTCATCCCGGCGTCCGACGAAGACGCCGACGGCTGGGTGCACAGCCGCACGGCGCTGATCCGCGGCGTCGAGAACGGCTTCTCGGTGGCGTGGAGCGCCGCCCGCGGCACCCCGATGCTGGCCGACGCCCAGGGACACGTGCTGGCCGAAACCCACACCGGCGACCGCCCGTTCTCGGTGATCGCCGCCGACGTCCCGATCGGCCCCGGAAAGACCCCGTACGCCCGCTTCGGCGACTGGTTCGCCTGGCTCTGCGGCCTGGTCGCGCTGGCCGGGATCGTCACGACGACCCGCAGACCGTCGTTGTCACCCGTCACGACTCTGCCGCGGTGA
- a CDS encoding inorganic phosphate transporter, with the protein MDFSLIVLVVIVAALAFDFTNGFHDTANAMATSIATGALKPRVAVAVSAVLNLVGAFLSVEVAKTISGGIVDDTKVTPVIIFAGLVGAIVWNLVTWLIGLPSSSSHALFGGLIGATWIASGSDAVHFGKVVEKVLIPALASPIVAGIVATLGTFLVYRITARAKQDTVGRTFKAGQIASASLVSLAHGTNDAQKTMGVITLTLIASGSLAPNSSPPVWVILTAGTAIALGTYLGGWRIIQTMGKKLTEIQTPQGFAAETSAAAVILTSAHLGFALSTTHVCSGGIIGSGLGRKLAEVRWGVAGKMVLAWALTLPAAAIVGALAAEISTLGTWGTVLVGLAGVVVALGIYLASKRNPVNADSVNASESAVSQPANA; encoded by the coding sequence ATGGACTTCTCGCTGATCGTGCTGGTGGTGATCGTCGCCGCACTGGCCTTCGACTTCACCAACGGCTTCCACGACACCGCCAACGCGATGGCCACCTCGATCGCGACCGGAGCGCTCAAGCCGAGAGTCGCCGTCGCTGTGTCCGCCGTGCTGAACCTCGTCGGCGCGTTCCTCTCGGTCGAGGTCGCGAAGACGATCTCCGGCGGCATCGTCGACGACACCAAGGTGACACCGGTGATCATCTTCGCCGGGCTCGTCGGTGCCATCGTGTGGAACCTCGTGACCTGGCTGATCGGGTTGCCGTCGAGCTCGTCGCACGCCCTCTTCGGCGGGCTGATCGGCGCCACCTGGATCGCCTCGGGTTCGGACGCCGTCCACTTCGGGAAGGTCGTCGAGAAGGTGCTCATCCCGGCGCTCGCCTCGCCGATCGTCGCCGGGATCGTCGCGACGCTGGGGACTTTCCTCGTCTACCGGATCACCGCCCGGGCGAAGCAGGACACGGTGGGGCGGACCTTCAAGGCCGGCCAGATCGCCTCGGCGTCGCTGGTGTCGCTCGCGCACGGCACGAACGACGCGCAGAAGACCATGGGTGTCATCACGCTGACGCTGATCGCGTCCGGCTCGCTCGCGCCGAACTCGAGCCCGCCGGTCTGGGTGATCCTGACCGCGGGCACCGCGATCGCGCTCGGCACCTACCTGGGCGGCTGGCGGATCATCCAGACGATGGGCAAGAAGCTCACGGAAATCCAGACGCCGCAGGGCTTCGCGGCCGAAACCAGCGCCGCGGCGGTCATCCTGACCTCGGCGCACCTCGGGTTCGCGCTGTCCACCACGCACGTCTGCTCGGGCGGCATCATCGGCTCCGGCCTGGGCCGCAAGCTCGCCGAGGTCCGGTGGGGCGTCGCGGGCAAGATGGTGCTGGCCTGGGCGCTGACCCTGCCCGCCGCCGCGATCGTCGGCGCGCTCGCCGCCGAGATCTCGACGCTCGGGACCTGGGGCACCGTGCTGGTCGGCCTGGCCGGGGTCGTCGTCGCGCTCGGCATCTACCTCGCCTCGAAGCGGAACCCGGTCAACGCCGATTCCGTCAACGCGTCCGAATCCGCCGTGTCGCAGCCGGCCAACGCCTGA